In a single window of the Anguilla rostrata isolate EN2019 chromosome 4, ASM1855537v3, whole genome shotgun sequence genome:
- the smim7 gene encoding small integral membrane protein 7, protein MIGDILIFGTLLMNAGAVLNFKLKKRDSQGFGDEPRGPTTGDNIREFLLSLRYFRIFIALWNIFMMFCMILLFGS, encoded by the exons ATGATCGGCGATATCTTGATATTCGG GACCTTGCTAATGAATGCCGGAGCCGtgttaaattttaaatt gaaaaaaagggaTTCCCAGGGATTTGGTGATGAACCTCGCGGACCCACCACAG gTGACAACATCAGAGAATTTCTTCTGAGTCTACGTTATTTCCGGATCTTTATTGCCTTGTGGAACATCTTCATGATGTTTTGCATGATTTT GTTATTTGGATCATAA